A section of the Telopea speciosissima isolate NSW1024214 ecotype Mountain lineage chromosome 3, Tspe_v1, whole genome shotgun sequence genome encodes:
- the LOC122656514 gene encoding sterol 14-demethylase-like, protein MDLTANMPLNVGFLIVATIIIAKLLSMLLTPRSRKCLPPTVKTWPLFGGLSRFMKGPIVMLREEYPKLGSVFTVNLLNKKITFLIGPEVSAHFFKASEADLSQQEVYQFNVPTFGPGVVFDVDYLVRQEQFRFFTESLRVTKLKGYVDQMVSEAEDYFSNWGESGEVDLKYELEHLIILTASRCLLGREVRDQLFDDVSALFHDLDNGMLPISVMFPHLPIPAHRRRDRARKKLAEIFTNIIASRKCAGKSENDMLQCFIDSKYKDGRPTTESEVTGLLIAALFAGQHTSSITSTWTGAYLLRHKEYLSAVLDEQKKLMKLHGNKVDHDILSEMDVLYRCIKEALRLHPPLILLLRSSHSDFSVTTREGKEYDIPKGHIVATSPAFANRLSHIYQDPNRYDPDRFTAEREEDKAAGPFSYISFGGGRHGCLGEPFAYLQIKAIWSHLLRNFELELVSPCPEIDWNAMVVGVKGKVMVRYKRRQLCVD, encoded by the exons ATGGATTTGACGGCGAACATGCCCTTGAATGTCGGGTTCCTCATTGTCGCAACGATAATCATAGCAAAGCTTCTTTCCATGCTTCTGACGCCTCGATCCAGAAAATGCCTTCCCCCAACTGTAAAGACATGGCCTTTGTTTGGTGGACTTTCTCGTTTCATGAAAGGTCCCATTGTGATGCTCAGGGAAGAGTATCCAAAACTTGGGAGTGTATTCACTGTGAACCTTTTGAACAAGAAAATCACTTTCCTCATTGGACCTGAAGTATCTGCTCATTTCTTCAAGGCTTCAGAGGCCGATCTTAGCCAGCAAGAGGTCTACCAGTTTAATGTGCCAACTTTTGGTCCAGGTGTTGTGTTTGATGTTGATTATTTAGTGCGACAGGAACAATTCCGTTTCTTCACAGAATCTCTGAGGGTGACGAAATTGAAGGGTTATGTGGATCAGATGGTTAGTGAAGCTGAG GATTACTTCTCAAATTGGGGAGAGAGTGGTGAGGTGGACCTTAAATATGAACTGGAGCACCTAATCATTTTGACAGCAAGTAGATGCCTTTTGGGTCGTGAAGTTCGTGATCAACTATTTGATGATGTGTCTGCACTCTTCCACGACCTTGACAATGGTATGCTCCCAATCAGTGTCATGTTCCCACACCTACCCATTCCAGCTCACCGCCGTCGTGATCGTGCCCGCAAGAAGCTAGCAGAAATCTTCACTAACATCATAGCTTCCAGGAAATGTGCTGGTAAGTCAGAGAATGATATGCTGCAGTGCTTCATCGACTCAAAGTACAAAGATGGACGCCCAACAACAGAAAGTGAGGTCACTGGGCTGCTCATTGCTGCCCTTTTCGCTGGACAACACACCAGTTCGATCACCTCTACCTGGACTGGGGCCTATCTCCTTCGTCATAAGGAGTACCTCTCCGCTGTTTTGGATGAGCAGAAGAAGCTAATGAAGCTGCATGGGAACAAGGTTGACCATGATATCCTGTCTGAGATGGATGTCCTGTACAGGTGCATTAAGGAGGCCCTCAGGCTGCATCCCCCGCTGATACTGCTGCTGCGTAGCTCACACAGTGACTTCAGTGTGACAACCCGGGAGGGAAAAGAATATGACATACCAAAAGGCCATATTGTTGCCACATCACCAGCTTTTGCTAACCGCCTGTCACATATATATCAGGACCCAAACAGGTATGACCCGGACAGATTTACAGCAGAAAGGGAAGAGGACAAGGCAGCAGGGCCATTCTCATACATCTCATTTGGGGGTGGGAGGCATGGGTGTCTTGGGGAGCCATTTGCGTATCTGCAGATTAAGGCAATATGGAGCCATTTGCTGAGGAATTTCGAGTTAGAGTTGGTCTCCCCATGCCCTGAGATTGATTGGAATGCCATGGTTGTGGGTGTGAAGGGAAAGGTGATGGTGCGATACAAGCGGCGGCAGCTCTGTGTTGATTAA